One window of the Mobula birostris isolate sMobBir1 chromosome 19, sMobBir1.hap1, whole genome shotgun sequence genome contains the following:
- the med10 gene encoding mediator of RNA polymerase II transcription subunit 10: MAEKFDSLEEHLEKFIENIRQLGIIVSDFQPSSQAGLNQKLNSMITGLQDVDKCRQQLHDINVPLEVFEYIDQGRNPQLYTKECLERALAKNEQVKGKIDTLKKFKGLLIHELSKVFPEEMSKYRAIRCEDHLPT, translated from the exons ATGGCGGAGAAGTTTGACAGCCtggaggagcatctggagaaattcATCGAGAACATTCGACAGCTTGGCATAATTGTCAGCGACTTCCAGCCCAGCAGCCAGGCGGGCCTCAACCAGAAATT AAATTCTATGATTACGGGATTACAAGACGTTGACAAATGCCGACAACAGCTGCATGATATTAATGTACCACTGGAAGTATTTGA GTACATTGATCAAGGTCGAAATcctcaactttacaccaaagaatGCCTGGAGAGAGCCTTGGCCAAGAATGAACAAGTCAAAGGGAAAATTGATACCTTGAAG AAATTCAAGGGACTTCTGATTCACGAACTGAGCAAGGTTTTTCCTGAAGAAATGTCCAAATACCGAGCTATCCGATGTGAAGATCATCTGCCCACGTAG